The nucleotide window AATGGCCTGTCTGAGCGAGATTAACCCTtgccacagaaaacaaagataacCTATCCTGTTCCAGAGAACAGACAATGTAAAGTGCTTGATTGAGATGAGACCAAATTTGAACTATAAAGCCTCAAAATGCAGCTTTGCAGTAAAAGGTTCTCAACTAAAGAAAGGCAGTGAAAATCCACTGATATGACAAGTCAGACTGGAATGAGTCCCAGATTCTTCATCCttgtaaaaaataaaccactggGGAAGGTGTATGCAAAGTAAGTTGCCTAAAATGACAAACAAGATGAGGTTTATTGCTTACAAATTCTCCTGAACCCACAGCATATTTCTAAAGGCCTGGAATAGATGGTGCTGCCATTACCACACAGTACACACattagaattatttaatttaggAGAAGAACATAATCAAATCAAAGGAGAAAATGTAACTGAAACTGCAACTGTCTGCTGACAATGTATGATACGTGACACCAACACCACAGCTGCTTGTAACCCTTTATCATCAAGAGGAGGACTAAACTACTTCcctatttctttaaataaagatttaaagAGGCAAAGTTGCTGGAGAAGCCTTGATGACCATAGTGATTATATGGAACCACTGCTTTCCTACATCCTACAATACCATATTTGCACACGCTTGTTTGCTGTACACAGAACTCTTGCTGTCCCACGAAAGTCAGTATTTCTCATGTGATTTAGAGAGATTCTGCTGTGTATGATACTCTTAGGTCAAATAAGCATATTCAAAGTACATGCTTATCCATATCTAAATTGGTGTTCAGCACTGCAACAGAACACTTCTCTTATATAATAACCACTATGTTAATTTTACTAACATCTTCTTTAAGTCAGAAATATTGAAATTGCAAAGACACGATCTGAACTTATCAATggaataatataattatatttttaattgagtATTATTAAATTCCAGGCCAGAAACTCAAACAGATCAGTGTCTCAAGGGGACTGTTGTGCTACAAAGATGTGATCACCTGAAAATCCAGTCCCAAGTAGAGACAGTTGCTGGATGTAAGTTGTGTCAATTTGATTGGCTAGTGGTCTGAGAAGTTAAGTCAACCTTACTCATATTGAGAAGAATCTTATTTCCTGCATAGCCTCACCCACTTAAAATAGAATGTTTGTGTGCAGGTTCAAGAGAATAGGGTACCAAAAAGTGACTGTTAACCATATATATAAATGTAACTGTATTGAGCCCTATATTTGTAATcataaatctttttttatttttagcattcCAGTTAATTCTAATAATAAATTTCAATTATTCAGTGGACTTCAAATAAATTACTTGTCAACTACCAGTTCAATTAATTACAGAATGTATGCAACAAACGCTTTAGGTGTACTCATCCAGGTCTAATATATACTTCAAAGTATGCACACTGCTTTCtaatgatttttaattaaataaagcatctcattctaaaaaaaaaaaaaaaaaaaaaaaaaagcatagtaTTAGTACATGGCTTGGtctccaaatgaaaaaaaatttgttcaTACAGCCTAGCCCTGGTGACCGCTTTCTACCTCCATGCTCTATTTGAAGCTTGTGTTATTCAGTTTACTACAGAAGCTGCCACTGCTTTGTCAAAAGCACCTGAATGTTTCCTTTTGTTACTTCTGGTTCCCACTGTTACCAAAACATAAAGGGTAGTGAAAAGGTCTGTGTTGGGGTTCTGTGTGATAAAGGAAAATAGAATGATGCTTGATTCATTATTTGCTTACATGTGTGTTTATTTTAGTATATTTACATCCTCTCGTGTCTCTTCAGGAAATAATGTTATTAATAAGTTTTCCCATTTTTGCAGAGTTACTTTTTCAAAAAAGATACCTTGCAGTGAAATTACACTTAAATACTCCCCTCAGTTGTGATCATACAAGTTTGAAAGACTGCACAAAGAGGGCATATATGGGTAAAAAAATTAAGCTTGCCAAGACATTCTCACATGAATAAGACCATGCAGATAAAGGGTGCAAAGCCACATTCATtattatcaaaataaaatatagtgGCACATTACTATCTTGACTCatctaacaaaacaaaaacaaaaaaaaagtgagtggGAAGATAGTAGCACAATTTGCATAGCCTGTATTCCTTAATTCTGACCAGCAATTTTATGTGTATATCTTTGATTCCTGGCATACCAACAAGAGATGCAAGCACATTAAACCTTCTAACATATCCCTTAATGCTTCAAGAAAGTTCCTTGCCCTGGGTAACTCCTTTCAGAATGATCTGCTGCTAATAAAGCACACTTGTAACCCCAATTCTCAGCACAGTGACCACCTGCAACCAGCACAGAGATGGTTTATCCTGTGAAACctgtcaaagaaaaaattaatcccATACAGACTAATTGAGATAGCACATTCTATGtctctttctgcatttccacTGACTTTCTCCCACTAGCCAACTCTCAGAAATACAATACAGATTTGCTTTGACATCACTCCAGTAACTCCTGGTAACAGGCCACCACTGAAATAAATCCCCAGTGGGTCACCTCATCCACACTTGGGCTGCCCACCTGTATGTCAGGTGCAGTACCTCTCTGAACAGTGGCCTTCCCTGGGATAGCAGATTGTTGAAACAGGAGGCtagatgctcagctctggggactGCCTGGCGAGTGTCTGGACCAACAGAGGGGAGCTGTGATGGATTTGGGAAGACTTCGTCTGATATTGAACTAAGTAAATTGAGCTAATCCTATGTTTTCTGCCATAGTCTGGACTTTGGGGCTGTTAGAACAGCCAAACTTGCCATGGTAATTCCTTCCCACCTGGGTACACAGAAGATCTCATGACTAGACTAATGGTTAAACCTGTGTCCAATCTTTCCCCTCAATCCCATAATAATAGGTCTCTcagcaacacagaaaacagagttCCCTGTTAATCAAAACCGCAACAGCCAAAAAAAGTCCCTAACAGTTCTTCTCACAAAGGGAATTCCAGGGGTAATAAGAAGGCATGTAGAGAGACCATCTGGAACAAACCTGTCATTTTTCCTCAGGGTGGGCTGTGAAGCTAGGGACAGCCATCCAGTAAAGAGCTGAGGACCTCCTGCACCACAGttccctcctccatcccaacCACCAGGTGCCTCTGGGAAGGGTGGGACTGAAGGTAGCTTTGAAGAGGTCAGATGTGAGAGCAGCCAGAAAATCATGACTTGTCTTCTCTACAGCAGTGtcatttctacagaaaaagcatttcttccAGGATATCATTCTAACATAAAATTTCCTATCAGATAACCCTAGCAGCTGTCCTGACCTGGATTTTCCTGACTGCTTTGTGTGGGAGGGAACACGCAATCATCTGGGACAGACAACTTACAGAGAGTTAGGGACTACATTTTCAAAGTTGCAAAAAAAGGACTTGGAGATCCAAGTTGGCCTGAAATTCATTGCCCTGGGTATCTTGTTCCAGGGATATACCCCCAATACTCTGCAAGCTTAAACACTTCCAGCGAATATCTGAAAACACACCATCTGGGATTCTCCTTtgtgattttcctttccttcctttcaccACTCAGCAGACATTCCACTCTGGAAGGAGTGAACAAGGCCGCATGTGCAAGCCAGCCTTTCAATCCAAAATGTTAACATTCAACCAAGGATccatctttgtcttttttttccattgttgtGTTTGATATTTCTCAGCGATTTGTCCTAGATGGGCCCTTCAGTCACATTCTGCTTTCAACTCTACTCCGATTCTTCACTTGAGAAGCAAGTCTGTGaatcctgctgctttcattcCCACCCCTCACCCTTTCTCCTGGTATGCAGTGCCCTGCTTTCTTGCTGTCTGACTGAGGAACCAACTCGTATGGAAAAGACTTTCAAGAACAtgagtgaaaatatttctttaaatagcCATGGCTTAGATCAGGAGTGGCAAACAAATGAGATTTGGTGTTTCCTGCAAGCTCAATGGTGATGGGCTCATGCTTTGTCCTGCATTCCCTTAGCTGACAGTCACAAGTCTTCCAGCCATTTCCTGGAAAGCAACCAACTGACTGTGTTCCCACTTTGCTATGGCCATAAACAATGACAGACTTGCCTTGTCTGGCACCACTCTGCTGAGCCGTATCTGgatcccactgcagcccccaaTGGAAAAAGCACCATCCCATCTAATTCTTTGTACATGGGCTGTAAATACCTGAAGATGTGTTTTGTATGAGTGGAGTGTCATGGAGGCTATGACTTCCCTACTACTGCTTCTGGCAGTCTCAGGCCAATTGTCCATAACTCACTTTGGCAAGCTGGCAGCTTGCAGCACCTGAAAGCTGAAAATAGGAAAGGGCATTTGCAGGGTGGTGATACAATGTGTGCTTGGCTTTAAAAAGGATCACAAATTTAAAGCAGTGAAGAGTAAAAAGGCATACCAGTATCACCATGGATATGTGACATTAAACAAACCACTTGTCATGATACACAGCTGACTACTTGCCAAATGGAACAGGATCTTCTCATTATTCATTGTTTTGTCCTGCTAAACCTGCACAccaacaagaagaaaaaactccAGAAAGGTACTGTCACTTTTCTGACCATCCCTGGCTGTATCGGAGATCTACTCACATGCATTTGAAGACCAAAATATGAAATCATGGCGGCACCCAACTtagctgctgcaggaaagacaGCTCCAGGATAACTTGCTTGAAGTAATTCACACTTTTAAAAGCTTCCTGTCCTCCCAGTGCTTTGATTTCACCCCTTTTGTCCCTCACAGCTGGGACACCAGCCAGGtattttcctaatatcccatGTGTGCCCAACCGCTGCCACCTGCCCATGTGGCTTTGCCAAAGGATTGCACCAGCTGCACAGAGACACCCATCCATCACACCTCAGTGCATCcaggagcccagctctgcctccataCCCAGGAGAGACATGGCAGAGCTAACCATCCTTTAGGTTTCATAAGTCCCTGCAGCCAAGTAAGAACCTACCCAAAAGGGGGCAGACACTGCCACTTGGAGAGCCTCTTGAAACGTCCCATTTGCCTCACCTGTTCCTTCCCAGGGACGCTCTCCTGCACTGTGGTGCATCCTTGCAAAGCACATGGAGAAGCAGAAACCCTATCTCAGCCTACATGATGGCCGTCTTGACCTCATATTCACAATTCCTTGTGCCTGGGGGAGTGTCCTGCCTATCACTGTCCTTTCTGTGTGCCTTAGACGGCtccaagcagaaaaacaaacacgGAAGCAGAAAGCAGGCAAAGGCACTGTGGAAAAGTGGGCCACCATCCAGCACTTCCCTGTGGCatgggctcccccagcccctcagctcttccctgctaCTTCGGCATGGCTGCCCTTCAGAGAGGAGCTGGTAGATCTGGAGCAGAAGGCAGGAGCGCCGGTCTCGGGGGTGGGGGGCCGGCCTGGATACGCGTGGCCCTTGCCGGGGCTGTGCAGCGAGGCAGGGCTCTGCCGGGCAGGGGGAGCGACAGGGGAGTGCCAGCCAGGGCGACTGCCCGTGCAAAGCGTGTGCCCACCCGCAGACCGCagattctgtttttctttgccgTTCCAAGGAAAACAATCGTAAACAACTATAATAAACCACACCACACTGGCCAAGGGCAAGAGTGGGTGGGCATTCGCCCCGCACAGCCCGGGTGGCAGCGGGGAAAACACAGGAGATGGAGGGACGTGGGAAGTGGGGAGCCTGCCGGTATCCCCACGTACACCTCTCGCATACGGCGCCCGTGTTTGTGGAAAAAGGTGGATTTCGGATCTCGCCTCCGGGAGAGGGGCCGGCCGCAAGGACGCCCACGCGGGTTCTGGGGCCTCACGCCGGCGGATCCGGGCACCTGCACCGCGGCGGCGCCGGAGGGACGGACCTCGCCCTGcccgggcagcgctgccggAGCGCTCAGCCCCACGCGTGTCCGCGGCCGCCGCGCCGCAGCGACACGGCCGGACAGGGCGCAAGGGGCAGCGGCGATGcccgggcgcggggccggccgGGGCGGTGGGCGGCGGGAGAGCGGCCGCGGGGTGCGCGGGGTGCCGCTCCTGCCGCGGAGCCCCGCTTTGTTCCCGGGAGAGGCGCTGAGCGCGGGGTGCGCGGTGCCTTCCCGACCCGCCCGTCCCCTTCCCGCGTGTCTCCGAACACGCGTGTGCCCCGCTGCCCGCGCGCGCGCGCGCTGGGTGCTGggtgtttggggattttttttttcctttttctttcccccttttccctcccccccccgccccgcttGCTCCAGGTTTTACTTCTGGTTGCCTGTAAGGGTTTTGCTCCTCCCTTCTGAAATCCTATATTAGCCGCGGCCAAAGCCGTGTAAGGAACACAGCTCATTGTTGGCAAGTGCCGATGCGCCTCGCGGAGGGGCGAGAACCAGCTCCGGGGCTGCGGCAGCGATCGCGGCGCCGGTCACGTCAGCGCCGGGGAGAGGGAGCCGGAGAAGCCCTCTCTATGCTGGGTGACTCTCGCTGACTGATTCCACCGCCACCTttgaaggagaagaagaaagaagccGGGAGGTGAGTGCGGCGGTTCTCGTGGCTGGTGCCGGGTGTCCCTTTTGTGTGCAACAGGAAAAACGTGACTGTATAAACACGCGAGGAAAGGTGTTTCTCCGCTGTTTGCCTTCGTGTCCTTATCTGTGCATTACCgtattttcagcaaaataattgGGACTTAATTCGAAAAGTTGCTGACAGCGGCTAGGTGGGACTTGCCAATTCTTTGCTTGTTCCCCGCAAGTTAGCGAGAGTGCCGTGGGAATCCGCTGCCTTCGCGGGCGAAGCCGGGGGGCTTGGGCGGCTCCGgagcggggaggcggcggcggtggCCGAATGCGACGCTCCCCGCCGATAGGTATACGCGACTTGGAGTTGGAAGGCGTGCTGCCCGCCGGATTAGCGGAGGGGACTGGGATTTTTGTTCCGCGGGctccccttttatttttccttttgtactCCGTGGTGGAGCCACGGTagatttttgggagattttttttttttttttccccaattccctCCACCAGGAAGGAGAGAGGACTGCAGGAGCAGCGAAGTAATTTCTGCCAGGGCCAGGGAGATGCAGCTGGTCCGGGAGAAGGCGGCTGGATGTCCGAGGAGGGTGTATTTTCCTAATTCATTCGCATGCTAACTTTCCAGGTGAGCCATGGCAGACCACATGATGGCCATGAACCACGGGCGATTCCCCGACGGATCCGGCGGGCTCCACCACCACCCTGCGCATCGGATGGGCATGGGGCAGTTTCCCACCCCccatcaccaccaccagcagcagcagccgccgcaGCAGCACGCCTTCAGCGCCCTGATGGGCTACCATATACATTACGGAGCTGGGAGTATGAACGCGAGCAGCGGGGTGAGGCACGCCATGGGGCCGGGCAGCGTGAGCGGAGGGCACCCGGCGGGCAGCatgccgccccccgcccgcttCAGCGGCTCCCAGTTCATGGCCCCCCCCGTCGCCAGCCCGGGAGGGCAGCTGAGCGCCAGCATGCAGCTCCAGAAGCTGAACAACCAGTACTTCAGCCACCACCCCTACCCCCACAGCCACTACATGCCGGACTTGCACCCCGGTAGCCACCAGCTGAACGGCGGCAGccagcagcatttcagggaCTGCAACCCCAAgcacggcggcggcggcggcagcggcttGCCGCCCGCCGTCCCCCACGTCCCCGCGGCAATGCTGCCGCCCAATGTCATAGACACGGACTTCATCGACGAGGAGGTCCTCATGTCCTTAGTCATCGAAATGGGGCTGGATCGCATCAAGGAGCTTCCCGAGCTGTGGTTGGGACAGAACGAGTTTGACTTCATGACAGACTTCGTTTGCAaacagcagcccagcagggtgAGCTGCTGattcatttaaaacaaacaaaggacTTTTATCGGTGCGAATGAAAACATTCCCCTAGACACGGTGTCTCACTTTTCAGGGCTTGAAAAGGTGAGAATCTGGAAAGCAGAGTCAACTATGCGcttgtataattttttttttttttttaaatcgctgccacttttttttttctttttgtagctTTGTCACTCACCTCCCCTCCTGTAGTAATAGTATCTAGCAAACTCTGCCTTTTTATGTTGGTTGCCCCCCTCCCGACCTCCCTCTCTTAATTTTCTTGCAGTAACGTGCCCATAATTCCCACAGTGCCGGACTGTTAGATATTAATCTTGGCAAATTGCTTAATCTTGTGGATTTTGTAAACTTTGATTTCCAGTGACTTGAACTGCATTCAAATTCTGAGTGAACAGGGAAAAGAATTGCATTAGTTGGTTGCATGAACTTTGAAGGGCAGATACTACTGCACAAAAGCTGCCATCTTGCTTAATTTTTAACTATGCATTGCAGTgcagactatttttttttttctgaatacgCTAAACTGGAAGCTTAACAGATGTGGGCCAAACCTTTCCAGATCAGGAAAAGTAATACTGTTACTTAAAAAGTCTGCTACCCATTCCCCCTCCCCCATATGTACAGACAATAATATGGTGTGGATGGAATGTTGACTAGTGGCAAacatttcacagatttttattttttttttttaattttgtttctgtcttcAGCGTTTTGACACTGTGCTAATATAGTTTATTCAGTACATGAAAAGATACTACTGTGTTGAAAGCTTTTCAGGAAATTTTGACAGTATTTTtgtacaaaacatttttttgagaaaatattgttaatttattctattttaatttgCCAATGTCAATAAAAAGTTAAGAAATGCTTTAGTTTTTCTAGAAGTCATTTAccagtatttttcttcaaaactctTCCCCACTGTCCCCGGTAAGTAGAACATAACATCTATCTGTACAACTGTGTTGGTGTGCAAAAGGACATTCCAAGATAGAAAGTACACTACACCCATATATATGTCATGGTGAACTCGGTAGGTGAGCGGGATTTGAACATACTTACAGCATAAAGCCTCATGCGTTACATTGTAATATGCCTGTCAGTGtggttttctgaaaaataaagttgcCAAGGGAGCAACTTTTTTTGTGACTTGCCAACATACTTGCTTTAAATGTAGTTGTCCAGAGTTATGATGCATAaagtatttattatatttatctATTAAACTTGTAATTTTATAAATCTGCTTTCATTTATATAGTAGACTTTGTTCTTTTGTATATTTGTTATCTCACCTGGAAGAGCTATGTAAAAAGTGTGGGAAGGGAGGGTGGTGGGTGTCACCCTCTGCCTCTCTCTCACGTCTCAGGATAACAGAGGAGATTGCTGCATCAATCCAGATCTGCGTGACGCTGGAACcagtttcatttcatttccagTGACTTAGGAGAAGGGGACTATATCATTGAAGTATTCCACAGTGGGACATCTCTGACTCCTCTCTCCCAGAAACTGCTGCCAACTGAAGCCACTGACACAAATCCATACAGATCTACTTAAATATTTCGCAGAAAAACGTCCATTGTTTTAAGGCAGCTGACATTTAGTGCCAACTgttgctgcctcctgccctcaCTCAGCCTTTGGCAAAGCTCCTGCACAACTTATTAGTTTGCTGAGGGCTGTGGGATCAGGACCCTAATAATACATGTAATCCTGTTTAGCCATGCTTCCCAAGTTTGATAGAGGAGCAGTACCACTTAgctttctttttgcttcctttttaaTCCATGTCTTCTgaattaggaagaaaaacagcatgGTGGATGTAGTTAAATTTTAAACCTGGTCACGTAAACAGGAGGATATCACCACACAATGGGAGTGTAAATAGCAGTGTTTTGAATCAAGCTGGGAAATTAAACTGATTACTATTTCTAagattgccccagctggtgaGAAAAGTGATACTTGTCCTTCTTTGCCTTATAGACACAAAGCAGCTAACACatttatgaattaaaaaaaaaaaaaattatatatatatatatatttaagtattagcaaaggtaaaaaaaaaggaagtgtaTGCTTCTGGGAAAAACTGAGATGACAAAACGCACTCTGCAGGCAGTGACAGTCCATTCCTAGAAAACTCAATaccaagaatttaaaaaagcagCCTTCTGGTTTCAGCCAGTGATTGCTAATGTTTTGGGACGGTAAATTTTATATCAAA belongs to Oenanthe melanoleuca isolate GR-GAL-2019-014 chromosome 3, OMel1.0, whole genome shotgun sequence and includes:
- the CITED2 gene encoding cbp/p300-interacting transactivator 2, which codes for MADHMMAMNHGRFPDGSGGLHHHPAHRMGMGQFPTPHHHHQQQQPPQQHAFSALMGYHIHYGAGSMNASSGVRHAMGPGSVSGGHPAGSMPPPARFSGSQFMAPPVASPGGQLSASMQLQKLNNQYFSHHPYPHSHYMPDLHPGSHQLNGGSQQHFRDCNPKHGGGGGSGLPPAVPHVPAAMLPPNVIDTDFIDEEVLMSLVIEMGLDRIKELPELWLGQNEFDFMTDFVCKQQPSRVSC